In Akkermansia muciniphila, one DNA window encodes the following:
- a CDS encoding terminase gpA endonuclease subunit: MEWILANKKKRNGDVEPLKKFIQKRLAQNIVDLGEKDDVLNIPLTAESMEEYAVENERARFLTVDAQKGHFWHTVYGVDAGGAFHLLSEGRLETLEDIERKQAEFNVPDHCVALDCAFDTDAVRKICGLHHWFSMNGTVKEEYVHKIRGRGVKLIYAPLERHMVEGIQCLHFNFSSQRAKDVLAARIKSGHFKVPHDVSAEYIKQMQAESKQESIDKRTGRVSLKWLASGNNSHMWDCSCMAVIFAMIHRMI, from the coding sequence GTGGAATGGATACTGGCCAATAAAAAGAAGAGGAACGGGGATGTAGAACCGCTGAAAAAGTTTATCCAGAAGCGGCTTGCTCAAAATATTGTGGATTTGGGAGAGAAAGACGACGTGTTGAACATCCCGCTCACGGCGGAAAGCATGGAGGAGTACGCTGTGGAAAACGAACGGGCGCGCTTCTTAACGGTAGATGCCCAGAAAGGGCATTTTTGGCATACTGTTTACGGCGTGGATGCCGGAGGGGCTTTCCATTTACTTTCAGAGGGGCGTCTTGAAACGTTGGAGGATATTGAACGTAAACAGGCGGAGTTTAACGTGCCTGATCATTGCGTTGCTTTGGACTGCGCTTTTGATACGGATGCTGTGCGGAAGATATGCGGGCTTCATCACTGGTTTTCCATGAATGGGACGGTCAAGGAAGAATATGTGCACAAAATCAGGGGCCGAGGGGTTAAATTGATTTATGCGCCTCTTGAGCGGCACATGGTGGAGGGGATACAATGCCTTCATTTCAATTTTTCTTCCCAGCGGGCGAAGGACGTTCTTGCCGCGCGGATTAAATCGGGGCATTTCAAGGTTCCCCATGATGTTTCTGCCGAGTACATCAAGCAGATGCAGGCTGAAAGCAAACAGGAGTCCATAGACAAGCGCACGGGGAGGGTTTCTCTCAAATGGCTTGCGTCCGGCAATAACTCCCACATGTGGGACTGTTCCTGCATGGCGGTGATTTTTGCCATGATTCACCGGATGATTTAA
- a CDS encoding phage terminase large subunit family protein, producing MRDVEKAVGFLNLFADNVSAGMDVEPIAWIRENVIDQQSARSTHIDFTLSPFLLEPIDKFLNDGTVRHINLMAPTGSGKSTLFVGLLNYLIANDAGNTLVAFQNEQETSDFAETRLFPTFRDNKALKNLLPKKRHAARKTEILFPHMNLWMVSATKGQLQSKSCRYLIGDEMWAWEKGMVREFLARHHDRFNRKILMVSQGGDKGTDWVDEYEKGRIHHYHWQCPGCQEWNAYDWRDVIYSKEENIDWERFKESVKMVCPRCLYEIEDTVHNRRHLAGGGKYVFSGNTSALPEIVSYNFNALACYWVSGRIWPWNGYWPIKRRGTGM from the coding sequence ATGAGAGACGTTGAAAAGGCTGTCGGATTTCTGAATCTTTTCGCGGATAACGTATCCGCGGGAATGGACGTGGAGCCGATAGCATGGATACGTGAAAACGTGATAGACCAGCAATCGGCGCGGTCTACCCATATTGATTTTACGTTGAGCCCGTTTCTGCTGGAACCCATTGACAAATTCCTGAATGACGGCACGGTCAGGCACATTAACCTGATGGCTCCCACCGGTTCCGGAAAGTCGACATTGTTCGTCGGCTTGCTTAATTACCTCATTGCCAATGATGCGGGGAATACCTTAGTCGCTTTCCAGAATGAACAGGAAACCTCTGATTTCGCGGAAACGAGGCTTTTTCCCACATTCCGGGATAATAAGGCTTTAAAAAACTTGCTGCCGAAGAAAAGGCATGCGGCCAGGAAAACGGAGATCCTTTTTCCGCACATGAACTTGTGGATGGTCTCCGCTACCAAGGGGCAGTTGCAGTCGAAGTCCTGCCGGTATTTGATTGGTGATGAAATGTGGGCGTGGGAAAAGGGAATGGTCCGGGAGTTCCTGGCCCGCCACCATGACCGGTTCAACCGTAAAATCCTGATGGTTTCCCAGGGAGGGGACAAGGGGACGGACTGGGTGGACGAGTACGAAAAGGGCCGCATCCACCATTACCATTGGCAATGCCCCGGCTGCCAGGAGTGGAATGCCTATGACTGGCGGGATGTCATTTACAGCAAAGAAGAAAATATTGATTGGGAACGTTTTAAGGAATCCGTCAAAATGGTTTGTCCCCGGTGTTTGTACGAAATAGAGGATACTGTACACAACCGACGCCATCTGGCCGGCGGCGGCAAGTACGTGTTTTCCGGCAATACGAGTGCCTTGCCGGAGATCGTGAGCTACAATTTTAATGCTTTGGCCTGTTACTGGGTATCAGGGCGGATTTGGCCGTGGAATGGATACTGGCCAATAAAAAGAAGAGGAACGGGGATGTAG
- a CDS encoding putative peptidoglycan-binding domain-containing protein, which yields MNPTERKMAAAILRFEDSRVTGPDSLRVSRLPAADKGSKWEICGICDGIEPAVFNRLKALLDAGRREEAWEGCLQYVLDNTAAVRSWLGSDVFPGVEFILRDHYFNSGSRNTGKILQRALNIHGAGLTVDGIVGPRTRQELQDQLAATGEAVFLVGLQEKRQAFYRSCKQFSVFGKGWLNRCDDAFSVAQELA from the coding sequence ATGAATCCTACAGAAAGAAAGATGGCCGCGGCTATCCTCCGGTTTGAAGACAGCCGCGTTACCGGGCCGGATTCCCTGCGCGTTTCCCGCCTTCCCGCCGCCGACAAGGGCAGCAAGTGGGAGATTTGCGGCATTTGCGACGGTATTGAACCGGCCGTGTTTAACAGATTGAAGGCCCTGCTGGATGCCGGAAGACGTGAAGAGGCCTGGGAAGGTTGTCTCCAGTATGTCCTGGATAATACCGCCGCCGTGCGCTCCTGGCTGGGTTCCGACGTTTTTCCTGGCGTTGAATTCATCCTGCGTGACCATTATTTCAATTCCGGGAGCAGGAATACCGGGAAGATTTTGCAGCGCGCACTGAATATCCACGGCGCCGGTCTCACAGTGGACGGGATTGTTGGCCCCAGGACCCGGCAGGAGTTGCAGGACCAGCTGGCCGCTACGGGTGAAGCGGTGTTTTTGGTTGGGTTACAGGAGAAGCGTCAGGCGTTTTACCGCTCGTGTAAGCAGTTTTCCGTGTTCGGGAAGGGCTGGCTGAACCGCTGCGACGATGCGTTCAGCGTGGCGCAGGAGCTTGCGTAG
- a CDS encoding winged helix-turn-helix transcriptional regulator, which translates to MAGISQAELARQLGVNKSTITYHVKRGLTHAQIRELIEARRKENPIAEPASPEIGKNAPEEGVAELRKRKLAAEITYKNLQAEQARVKLEKDKARLVDMEDVNELVVHLASITKGVLQAFENKLPGKLEGLTAAEMVPVLREEIKAALYYIAEESRAQIKIISRAEQ; encoded by the coding sequence ATGGCAGGGATTTCACAGGCGGAACTTGCCCGGCAATTGGGCGTCAATAAAAGCACGATCACGTACCACGTGAAGCGTGGTCTGACGCATGCGCAAATCCGGGAGCTGATTGAAGCCAGGAGGAAGGAAAATCCAATTGCTGAACCTGCTTCTCCAGAAATTGGGAAAAACGCTCCGGAGGAAGGGGTAGCGGAACTGAGAAAAAGGAAACTTGCTGCGGAAATTACCTACAAGAATTTGCAGGCTGAACAGGCCCGCGTGAAGCTTGAAAAGGATAAGGCCCGGCTGGTGGACATGGAAGATGTGAATGAGCTTGTCGTACATCTGGCCAGTATTACCAAAGGCGTTCTCCAGGCATTTGAAAATAAACTGCCGGGGAAGCTGGAAGGATTGACGGCTGCGGAAATGGTTCCCGTGCTGCGGGAGGAAATCAAGGCCGCCCTGTATTACATTGCGGAAGAATCCAGGGCCCAGATCAAGATAATCAGCCGGGCGGAACAATGA